A portion of the Lolium rigidum isolate FL_2022 chromosome 1, APGP_CSIRO_Lrig_0.1, whole genome shotgun sequence genome contains these proteins:
- the LOC124685243 gene encoding uncharacterized protein LOC124685243 isoform X3: MTAIDSTIQSIKEVVGEHSDADILDALRDSNMDPNETAQKLLNQDPFHEVKRKKDKKRESAGQKSFAQTSAQGEHGSQGTRPHTQRVEIDQRRAHNQGPSREFRVVRDNRHGSMENRSELGHKGSTYMSGSDRSGVVVQSDRNHPPATNSEGQITHQTAKNVLQMSRGAQGTYQRHARPYLKNTQNEHQHPHSDPAHSSPNYKATGGSVGPNRREAGVANGPRQYSGRPGSQFHAPNGSYPANIQRGNFASAGPSGHRPAFVSRNTQPNQRPALDTVSRGRSAGRSFGNQNTNKYHQGPAGNIKAIRPAKQWKPKSTNKSSTNDADNSVTDAVSPLDSNPENAKVLDVNSSCDKTSHSNVHEMEHVIIPEHLRVPEYEQTRLRFGSFTPGFDSDPLPTSSSPEPQQPEDVQEPVELAVEEDAFGSEHDEVDEQTVSTSSAEVSLPPSEDSEQMNGQEVEDDDGLGLVQSDTPLGVADDHNIQSTSSLTAFSAYGHGDPNMHPNNEAQLYGLVEPNVHPQMLASSSQQEYASVNPEADNAAQVFRMTESNVHSQVPSASEALSSQQQHIAISSQQQHMSQQQAAQMYPPIHVQHYPNFMPYRHPLYSPPTYFPPMAMPNYSANVPYAANGNNYLQMPSGGSHLTAGQVKYGVSQYKPVPAGGNPSGYGNYTHPAGYALSSPGVIGTGVGVDDVNRMKYKDNNIYAQTPQVEASDIWIQTPREIPTLQCPPYYNLSGQATPGAYMPNPGNASFSATAQSSHAQFPGMYHPQQPPSIVSPHPMVHQQVPSAIGPNVGVGVAAPGPQVGAYQQQQLGHMNWRQPSF; this comes from the exons ATGACTGCGATCGACTCCACCATCCAGTCCATCAAGGAGGTCGTCGGCGAGCACTCCGACGCCGACATCCTCGACGCCCTCCGCGactccaacatggaccccaacgaGACGGCGCAGAAGCTTCTCAACCAAG ATCCATTTCATGAGGTGAAACGGAAAAAGGACAAGAAAAGAGAG AGTGCTGGCCAGAAGAGTTTTGCTCAGACCTCAGCACAAGGTGAGCACGGTTCTCAAGGGACAAGGCCACACACTCAAAGGGTTGAGATTGATCAAAGAAGAGCTCACAATCAAG GCCCTAGTCGAGAATTTCGGGTAGTGAGGGACAACAGACATGGTTCCATGGAAAACAGATCAGAGCTAGGACACAAAGGTTCTACATATATGTCAGGCTCTGATAGGAG TGGGGTTGTAGTTCAATCTGATCGAAATCACCCTCCAGCTACAAACTCAGAAGGTCAGATCACACATCAAACTGCAAAGAACGTGCTTCAGATGAGCAGGGGGGCTCAGGGCACTTATCAGAGGCATGCAAGGCCATATTTGAAGAACACTCAGAATGAGCACCAGCATCCACATTCTGATCCTGCTCATTCTTCACCCAACTACAAAGCTACTGGAGGATCTGTCGGACCTAATCGACGCGAAGCTGGTGTAGCTAATGGTCCGAGGCAGTATTCTGGTCGTCCAGGCTCGCAGTTTCATGCACCAAATGGTTCTTATCCTGCAAATATTCAAAGGGGGAATTTTGCTTCAGCTGGGCCTTCTGGTCATCGCCCAGCATTTGTGTCTAGAAACACTCAACCCAACCAGAGACCTGCATTAGACACAGTATCTCGTGGCAGGTCTGCTGGTAGATCTTTTGGGAACCAAAACACCAACAAGTATCACCAGGGTCCTGCTGGCAACATAAAAG cCATACGACCAGCTAAGCAGTGGAAGCCAAAATCGACAAATAAGTCTTCCACCAATGATGCTGACAACAGTGTAACAGATGCAGTATCTCCTTTAGATAGCAACCCTGAAAATGCCAAGGTTCTGGATGTGAACAGCTCGTGTGACAAAACTTCTCATTCTAACGTGCACGAGATGGAACATGTGATCATCCCAGAACATCTCCGTGTGCCAGAGTATGAGCAGACAAGATTAAGATTTGGCAGTTTCACTCCTGGGTTTGATTCAGACCCATTACCGACCTCATCTTCTCCAGAACCCCAACAACCAGAAGA TGTACAAGAACCTGTTGAACTGGCTGTTGAAGAGGATGCATTCGGTTCTGaacatgatgaagtggatgagcaAACTGTATCAACATCATCAGCAGAGGTTTCCTTACCACCATCTGAGGATAGTGAACAGATGAATGGTCAAGAAGTTGAGGATGATGATGGACTGGGCTTAGTTCAGAGTGATACTCCACTTGGTGTAGCAGATGACCATAATATCCAAAGCACCTCTAGTTTGACTGCTTTTTCT GCATATGGTCATGGAGATCCTAATATGCATCCTAATAATGAGGCGCAATTATACGGTCTGGTGGAGCCTAATGTACACCCACAAATGTTGGCTTCCTCTTCTCAG CAGGAATACGCTTCGGTTAATCCAGAAGCAGATAATGCTGCTCAAGTATTCAGGATGACAGAATCTAATGTGCATTCACAAGTTCCTTCCGCATCTGAG GCCCTTAGTTCACAGCAGCAACATATTGCAATCTCTTCACAACAGCAACATATGTCCCAGCAACAAGCAGCACAGATGTACCCTCCAATCCATGTGCAGCATTATCCGAATTTCATGCCATATCGCCATCCCCTCTATTCTCCACCAACATACTTCCCACCCATGGCTATGCCAAATTATTCAGCAAATGTCCCTTACGCGGCAAATGGAAATAATTATCTTCAGATGCCTAGTGGAGGCTCACATTTAACCGCAGGACAAGTCAAGTATGGAGTTTCACAGTATAAACCAGTCCCTGCTGGTGGTAACCCTTCTGGTTATGGAAACTACACTCATCCAGCTGGTTATGCACTTAGTTCTCCTGGTGTTATTGGCACTGGAGTTGGTGTTGATGATGTCAATCGGATGAAGTACAAGGATAACAACATCTATGCACAAACCCCACAG GTAGAGGCATCTGATATCTGGATTCAGACTCCTAGGGAGATTCCAACTTTGCAGTGCCCCCCATattataacttatcaggtcaagcAACACCTGGTGCTTATATGCCGAATCCTGGGAATGCATCTTTTAGTGCTACAGCTCAATCCTCTCACGCACAGTTTCCAGGCATGTACCATCCTCAGCAGCCTCCCTCAATTGTAAGTCCGCATCCAATGGTGCATCAACAGGTCCCATCTGCCATTGGTCCCAATGTTGGAGTTGGTGTAGCTGCACCAGGCCCCCAAGTGGGGGCTTATCAGCAACAACAGCTTGGTCATATGAATTGGAGACAGCCCAGCTTCTAG
- the LOC124685244 gene encoding F-box protein At5g03100-like isoform X2 produces the protein MEMEADGPSSEKRMRVDEDEGGGADRISDLSDAVLGEIISLLPTKDGARTRILASRWRHIWCSAPLNLDCRGLARCGELAAGVISHILASHQGPGRRFCIRHGFRGYRADTVDSWLRSPALDNLEEFNLHCPRQHQVMLPVLSEPFFRFSKTLIVATIERCHLSDNTVQGLQFLQLKQLSLEMVTISECSLQRIIAGCPALECLLISYCSGFRSITINSVSLRSIGVRAECRWACERKFEKLIIENAPSLEKLLHLDWSSGLDMSVVFAPKLETLRCSSETYNIILLGSTVIESFETGPNNLWRRKHQNLVRCHDIRLKKIVLEQYYGVMSQVSFVTFFVLHAKVLESMTLGIEAKNSNEEFFAKHRKKLQLEKRASRGARFKFTTGKCFRNVWDIKDFDDLDLADPFTC, from the exons ATGGAAATGGAGGCGGATGGCCCTAGTTCAGAGAAGAGGATGAGAGTGGATGAGGATGAAGGAGGAGGGGCCGACCGCATCAGCGACCTCTCTGACGCTGTTCTCGGCGAGATCATCTCCCTCCTTCCTACCAAGGATGGCGCCCGCACCCGAATCCTTGCTTCCCGGTGGCGCCACATTTGGTGCTCTGCCCCTCTCAACCTCGACTGTCGTGGCCTCGCACGTTGCGGTGAGCTTGCTGCAGGTGTTATATCACACATCCTTGCCTCTCACCAAGGTCCCGGACGACGCTTCTGTATCCGCCATGGATTTAGAGGCTACAGAGCAGATACCGTGGACTCCTGGCTCCGGTCGCCCGCCCTTGACAACCTCGAGGAATTTAATTTACATTGCCCGAGACAACATCAGGTGATGCTACCAGTGTTGTCGGAACCCTTTTTCCGCTTCTCGAAAACTCTCATTGTTGCCACCATTGAAAGATGCCACCTCTCTGACAACACTGTCCAAGGGCTTCAGTTCCTCCAGCTTAAGCAGCTCTCGCTTGAAATGGTCACGATCTCCGAGTGTTCGCTGCAACGCATTATTGCAGGGTGCCCTGCACTGGAATGCTTGCTGATTAGCTACTGTTCCGGTTTCCGTAGCATCACGATCAATTCTGTTAGCCTTAGAAGCATTGGTGTGCGTGCTGAATGTCGTTGGGCATGCGAGCGAAAGTTTGAGAAACTTATCATCGAGAATGCCCCTTCTCTTGAGAAGTTGCTCCACCTTGATTGGAGTAGTGGCCTGGATATGTCGGTAGTCTTCGCACCTAAACTTGAAACCTTGCGCTGCTCTTCGGAAACCTACAACATAATCTTGCTTGGCTCCACGGTTATTGAG TCATTTGAAACAGGGCCAAACAATTTATGGCGTCGTAAACACCAGAACCTGGTCAGATGTCATGACATCCGTCTGAAGAAAATTGTGCTTGAACAATATTACGGCGTCATGTCCCAAGTTAGTTTCGTCACATTCTTTGTGTTGCATGCGAAAGTGCTTGAGTCGATGACACTTGGGATCGAAGCCAAGAACTCCAATGAGGAGTTCTTTGCAAAACATCGGAAGAAGCTGCAGCTGGAGAAGAGGGCGTCAAGAGGTGCTCGGTTTAAGTTTACCACTGGCAAATGTTTTCGCAATGTTTGGGACATCAAGGATTTCGATGATTTGGATTTAGCTGATCCATTCACGTGTTGA
- the LOC124685243 gene encoding uncharacterized protein LOC124685243 isoform X2: protein MAGGGDSGSGPRPSDKAARPPMTAIDSTIQSIKEVVGEHSDADILDALRDSNMDPNETAQKLLNQDPFHEVKRKKDKKRESAGQKSFAQTSAQGEHGSQGTRPHTQRVEIDQRRAHNQGQTYGPSREFRVVRDNRHGSMENRSELGHKGSTYMSGSDRSGVVVQSDRNHPPATNSEGQITHQTAKNVLQMSRGAQGTYQRHARPYLKNTQNEHQHPHSDPAHSSPNYKATGGSVGPNRREAGVANGPRQYSGRPGSQFHAPNGSYPANIQRGNFASAGPSGHRPAFVSRNTQPNQRPALDTVSRGRSAGRSFGNQNTNKYHQGPAGNIKAIRPAKQWKPKSTNKSSTNDADNSVTDAVSPLDSNPENAKVLDVNSSCDKTSHSNVHEMEHVIIPEHLRVPEYEQTRLRFGSFTPGFDSDPLPTSSSPEPQQPEDVQEPVELAVEEDAFGSEHDEVDEQTVSTSSAEVSLPPSEDSEQMNGQEVEDDDGLGLVQSDTPLGVADDHNIQSTSSLTAFSAYGHGDPNMHPNNEAQLYGLVEPNVHPQMLASSSQEYASVNPEADNAAQVFRMTESNVHSQVPSASEALSSQQQHIAISSQQQHMSQQQAAQMYPPIHVQHYPNFMPYRHPLYSPPTYFPPMAMPNYSANVPYAANGNNYLQMPSGGSHLTAGQVKYGVSQYKPVPAGGNPSGYGNYTHPAGYALSSPGVIGTGVGVDDVNRMKYKDNNIYAQTPQVEASDIWIQTPREIPTLQCPPYYNLSGQATPGAYMPNPGNASFSATAQSSHAQFPGMYHPQQPPSIVSPHPMVHQQVPSAIGPNVGVGVAAPGPQVGAYQQQQLGHMNWRQPSF from the exons ATGGCTGGTGGCGGCGACAGCGGCAGCGGGCCCCGCCCCTCCGACAAGGCGGCGCGCCCGCCGATGACTGCGATCGACTCCACCATCCAGTCCATCAAGGAGGTCGTCGGCGAGCACTCCGACGCCGACATCCTCGACGCCCTCCGCGactccaacatggaccccaacgaGACGGCGCAGAAGCTTCTCAACCAAG ATCCATTTCATGAGGTGAAACGGAAAAAGGACAAGAAAAGAGAG AGTGCTGGCCAGAAGAGTTTTGCTCAGACCTCAGCACAAGGTGAGCACGGTTCTCAAGGGACAAGGCCACACACTCAAAGGGTTGAGATTGATCAAAGAAGAGCTCACAATCAAGGTCAGACATATG GCCCTAGTCGAGAATTTCGGGTAGTGAGGGACAACAGACATGGTTCCATGGAAAACAGATCAGAGCTAGGACACAAAGGTTCTACATATATGTCAGGCTCTGATAGGAG TGGGGTTGTAGTTCAATCTGATCGAAATCACCCTCCAGCTACAAACTCAGAAGGTCAGATCACACATCAAACTGCAAAGAACGTGCTTCAGATGAGCAGGGGGGCTCAGGGCACTTATCAGAGGCATGCAAGGCCATATTTGAAGAACACTCAGAATGAGCACCAGCATCCACATTCTGATCCTGCTCATTCTTCACCCAACTACAAAGCTACTGGAGGATCTGTCGGACCTAATCGACGCGAAGCTGGTGTAGCTAATGGTCCGAGGCAGTATTCTGGTCGTCCAGGCTCGCAGTTTCATGCACCAAATGGTTCTTATCCTGCAAATATTCAAAGGGGGAATTTTGCTTCAGCTGGGCCTTCTGGTCATCGCCCAGCATTTGTGTCTAGAAACACTCAACCCAACCAGAGACCTGCATTAGACACAGTATCTCGTGGCAGGTCTGCTGGTAGATCTTTTGGGAACCAAAACACCAACAAGTATCACCAGGGTCCTGCTGGCAACATAAAAG cCATACGACCAGCTAAGCAGTGGAAGCCAAAATCGACAAATAAGTCTTCCACCAATGATGCTGACAACAGTGTAACAGATGCAGTATCTCCTTTAGATAGCAACCCTGAAAATGCCAAGGTTCTGGATGTGAACAGCTCGTGTGACAAAACTTCTCATTCTAACGTGCACGAGATGGAACATGTGATCATCCCAGAACATCTCCGTGTGCCAGAGTATGAGCAGACAAGATTAAGATTTGGCAGTTTCACTCCTGGGTTTGATTCAGACCCATTACCGACCTCATCTTCTCCAGAACCCCAACAACCAGAAGA TGTACAAGAACCTGTTGAACTGGCTGTTGAAGAGGATGCATTCGGTTCTGaacatgatgaagtggatgagcaAACTGTATCAACATCATCAGCAGAGGTTTCCTTACCACCATCTGAGGATAGTGAACAGATGAATGGTCAAGAAGTTGAGGATGATGATGGACTGGGCTTAGTTCAGAGTGATACTCCACTTGGTGTAGCAGATGACCATAATATCCAAAGCACCTCTAGTTTGACTGCTTTTTCT GCATATGGTCATGGAGATCCTAATATGCATCCTAATAATGAGGCGCAATTATACGGTCTGGTGGAGCCTAATGTACACCCACAAATGTTGGCTTCCTCTTCTCAG GAATACGCTTCGGTTAATCCAGAAGCAGATAATGCTGCTCAAGTATTCAGGATGACAGAATCTAATGTGCATTCACAAGTTCCTTCCGCATCTGAG GCCCTTAGTTCACAGCAGCAACATATTGCAATCTCTTCACAACAGCAACATATGTCCCAGCAACAAGCAGCACAGATGTACCCTCCAATCCATGTGCAGCATTATCCGAATTTCATGCCATATCGCCATCCCCTCTATTCTCCACCAACATACTTCCCACCCATGGCTATGCCAAATTATTCAGCAAATGTCCCTTACGCGGCAAATGGAAATAATTATCTTCAGATGCCTAGTGGAGGCTCACATTTAACCGCAGGACAAGTCAAGTATGGAGTTTCACAGTATAAACCAGTCCCTGCTGGTGGTAACCCTTCTGGTTATGGAAACTACACTCATCCAGCTGGTTATGCACTTAGTTCTCCTGGTGTTATTGGCACTGGAGTTGGTGTTGATGATGTCAATCGGATGAAGTACAAGGATAACAACATCTATGCACAAACCCCACAG GTAGAGGCATCTGATATCTGGATTCAGACTCCTAGGGAGATTCCAACTTTGCAGTGCCCCCCATattataacttatcaggtcaagcAACACCTGGTGCTTATATGCCGAATCCTGGGAATGCATCTTTTAGTGCTACAGCTCAATCCTCTCACGCACAGTTTCCAGGCATGTACCATCCTCAGCAGCCTCCCTCAATTGTAAGTCCGCATCCAATGGTGCATCAACAGGTCCCATCTGCCATTGGTCCCAATGTTGGAGTTGGTGTAGCTGCACCAGGCCCCCAAGTGGGGGCTTATCAGCAACAACAGCTTGGTCATATGAATTGGAGACAGCCCAGCTTCTAG
- the LOC124685245 gene encoding uncharacterized protein LOC124685245, protein MGTREVYEEKLRSGAHLHRDPTINPGLGSARCPRCLSLLNPTANSVQGDWAITSVLHDATSVTGAGAGAMLSAVHGFNTGIPFVQKHVKGPKWLHLLVGVPPLILFSGASALFGSYALPTFAQLTVTSYYAASSASHYAISQITRQIEKAHLSDTDEKS, encoded by the exons atggGGACGCGGGAGGTTTACGAGGAGAAGCTCCGCAGCGGCGCGCACCTCCACCGCGACCCCACCATCAACCCCGGCCTCGGCTCCGCCCGCTGCCCGCGCTGCCTCTCCCTCCTCAACCCCACCGCCAACTCCGTAC AGGGCGACTGGGCCATCACCTCCGTCCTGCACGACGCCACCTCCGTG ACTGGTGCGGGCGCCGGCGCGATGCTCAGTGCCGTTCACGGGTTCAATACAG GCATTCCGTTTGTCCAGAAGCATGTCAAGGGACCCAAGTGGCTGCACTTACTTGTTGGG GTCCCTCCTTTGATCTTATTCTCTGGCGCCAGTGCTTTGTTTGGCT CATATGCGCTCCCAACGTTTGCTCAGCTCACCGTGACATCGTATTATGCTGCATCAAGTGCCTCTCACTACGCAATTTCACAGATTACTCGCCAGATCGAGAAGGCCCATTTATCAGACACTGATGAGAAATCTTGA
- the LOC124685244 gene encoding F-box protein At5g03100-like isoform X1 has protein sequence MEMEADGPSSEKRMRVDEDEGGGADRISDLSDAVLGEIISLLPTKDGARTRILASRWRHIWCSAPLNLDCRGLARCGELAAGVISHILASHQGPGRRFCIRHGFRGYRADTVDSWLRSPALDNLEEFNLHCPRQHQVMLPVLSEPFFRFSKTLIVATIERCHLSDNTVQGLQFLQLKQLSLEMVTISECSLQRIIAGCPALECLLISYCSGFRSITINSVSLRSIGVRAECRWACERKFEKLIIENAPSLEKLLHLDWSSGLDMSVVFAPKLETLRCSSETYNIILLGSTVIERLRINTLATVVSSIKILAIALDILSLDIVIGLMRCFPCLEKLYIQSFETGPNNLWRRKHQNLVRCHDIRLKKIVLEQYYGVMSQVSFVTFFVLHAKVLESMTLGIEAKNSNEEFFAKHRKKLQLEKRASRGARFKFTTGKCFRNVWDIKDFDDLDLADPFTC, from the exons ATGGAAATGGAGGCGGATGGCCCTAGTTCAGAGAAGAGGATGAGAGTGGATGAGGATGAAGGAGGAGGGGCCGACCGCATCAGCGACCTCTCTGACGCTGTTCTCGGCGAGATCATCTCCCTCCTTCCTACCAAGGATGGCGCCCGCACCCGAATCCTTGCTTCCCGGTGGCGCCACATTTGGTGCTCTGCCCCTCTCAACCTCGACTGTCGTGGCCTCGCACGTTGCGGTGAGCTTGCTGCAGGTGTTATATCACACATCCTTGCCTCTCACCAAGGTCCCGGACGACGCTTCTGTATCCGCCATGGATTTAGAGGCTACAGAGCAGATACCGTGGACTCCTGGCTCCGGTCGCCCGCCCTTGACAACCTCGAGGAATTTAATTTACATTGCCCGAGACAACATCAGGTGATGCTACCAGTGTTGTCGGAACCCTTTTTCCGCTTCTCGAAAACTCTCATTGTTGCCACCATTGAAAGATGCCACCTCTCTGACAACACTGTCCAAGGGCTTCAGTTCCTCCAGCTTAAGCAGCTCTCGCTTGAAATGGTCACGATCTCCGAGTGTTCGCTGCAACGCATTATTGCAGGGTGCCCTGCACTGGAATGCTTGCTGATTAGCTACTGTTCCGGTTTCCGTAGCATCACGATCAATTCTGTTAGCCTTAGAAGCATTGGTGTGCGTGCTGAATGTCGTTGGGCATGCGAGCGAAAGTTTGAGAAACTTATCATCGAGAATGCCCCTTCTCTTGAGAAGTTGCTCCACCTTGATTGGAGTAGTGGCCTGGATATGTCGGTAGTCTTCGCACCTAAACTTGAAACCTTGCGCTGCTCTTCGGAAACCTACAACATAATCTTGCTTGGCTCCACGGTTATTGAG AGACTGCGCATTAATACCCTAGCAACAGTGGTGAGCAGTATCAAGATTTTAGCTATTGCTTTGGATATTCTTAGTCTGGATATTGTTATTGGTTTGATGAGATGCTTTCCCTGCTTGGAAAAGTTGTACATTCAG TCATTTGAAACAGGGCCAAACAATTTATGGCGTCGTAAACACCAGAACCTGGTCAGATGTCATGACATCCGTCTGAAGAAAATTGTGCTTGAACAATATTACGGCGTCATGTCCCAAGTTAGTTTCGTCACATTCTTTGTGTTGCATGCGAAAGTGCTTGAGTCGATGACACTTGGGATCGAAGCCAAGAACTCCAATGAGGAGTTCTTTGCAAAACATCGGAAGAAGCTGCAGCTGGAGAAGAGGGCGTCAAGAGGTGCTCGGTTTAAGTTTACCACTGGCAAATGTTTTCGCAATGTTTGGGACATCAAGGATTTCGATGATTTGGATTTAGCTGATCCATTCACGTGTTGA
- the LOC124685243 gene encoding uncharacterized protein LOC124685243 isoform X1, whose translation MAGGGDSGSGPRPSDKAARPPMTAIDSTIQSIKEVVGEHSDADILDALRDSNMDPNETAQKLLNQDPFHEVKRKKDKKRESAGQKSFAQTSAQGEHGSQGTRPHTQRVEIDQRRAHNQGQTYGPSREFRVVRDNRHGSMENRSELGHKGSTYMSGSDRSGVVVQSDRNHPPATNSEGQITHQTAKNVLQMSRGAQGTYQRHARPYLKNTQNEHQHPHSDPAHSSPNYKATGGSVGPNRREAGVANGPRQYSGRPGSQFHAPNGSYPANIQRGNFASAGPSGHRPAFVSRNTQPNQRPALDTVSRGRSAGRSFGNQNTNKYHQGPAGNIKAIRPAKQWKPKSTNKSSTNDADNSVTDAVSPLDSNPENAKVLDVNSSCDKTSHSNVHEMEHVIIPEHLRVPEYEQTRLRFGSFTPGFDSDPLPTSSSPEPQQPEDVQEPVELAVEEDAFGSEHDEVDEQTVSTSSAEVSLPPSEDSEQMNGQEVEDDDGLGLVQSDTPLGVADDHNIQSTSSLTAFSAYGHGDPNMHPNNEAQLYGLVEPNVHPQMLASSSQQEYASVNPEADNAAQVFRMTESNVHSQVPSASEALSSQQQHIAISSQQQHMSQQQAAQMYPPIHVQHYPNFMPYRHPLYSPPTYFPPMAMPNYSANVPYAANGNNYLQMPSGGSHLTAGQVKYGVSQYKPVPAGGNPSGYGNYTHPAGYALSSPGVIGTGVGVDDVNRMKYKDNNIYAQTPQVEASDIWIQTPREIPTLQCPPYYNLSGQATPGAYMPNPGNASFSATAQSSHAQFPGMYHPQQPPSIVSPHPMVHQQVPSAIGPNVGVGVAAPGPQVGAYQQQQLGHMNWRQPSF comes from the exons ATGGCTGGTGGCGGCGACAGCGGCAGCGGGCCCCGCCCCTCCGACAAGGCGGCGCGCCCGCCGATGACTGCGATCGACTCCACCATCCAGTCCATCAAGGAGGTCGTCGGCGAGCACTCCGACGCCGACATCCTCGACGCCCTCCGCGactccaacatggaccccaacgaGACGGCGCAGAAGCTTCTCAACCAAG ATCCATTTCATGAGGTGAAACGGAAAAAGGACAAGAAAAGAGAG AGTGCTGGCCAGAAGAGTTTTGCTCAGACCTCAGCACAAGGTGAGCACGGTTCTCAAGGGACAAGGCCACACACTCAAAGGGTTGAGATTGATCAAAGAAGAGCTCACAATCAAGGTCAGACATATG GCCCTAGTCGAGAATTTCGGGTAGTGAGGGACAACAGACATGGTTCCATGGAAAACAGATCAGAGCTAGGACACAAAGGTTCTACATATATGTCAGGCTCTGATAGGAG TGGGGTTGTAGTTCAATCTGATCGAAATCACCCTCCAGCTACAAACTCAGAAGGTCAGATCACACATCAAACTGCAAAGAACGTGCTTCAGATGAGCAGGGGGGCTCAGGGCACTTATCAGAGGCATGCAAGGCCATATTTGAAGAACACTCAGAATGAGCACCAGCATCCACATTCTGATCCTGCTCATTCTTCACCCAACTACAAAGCTACTGGAGGATCTGTCGGACCTAATCGACGCGAAGCTGGTGTAGCTAATGGTCCGAGGCAGTATTCTGGTCGTCCAGGCTCGCAGTTTCATGCACCAAATGGTTCTTATCCTGCAAATATTCAAAGGGGGAATTTTGCTTCAGCTGGGCCTTCTGGTCATCGCCCAGCATTTGTGTCTAGAAACACTCAACCCAACCAGAGACCTGCATTAGACACAGTATCTCGTGGCAGGTCTGCTGGTAGATCTTTTGGGAACCAAAACACCAACAAGTATCACCAGGGTCCTGCTGGCAACATAAAAG cCATACGACCAGCTAAGCAGTGGAAGCCAAAATCGACAAATAAGTCTTCCACCAATGATGCTGACAACAGTGTAACAGATGCAGTATCTCCTTTAGATAGCAACCCTGAAAATGCCAAGGTTCTGGATGTGAACAGCTCGTGTGACAAAACTTCTCATTCTAACGTGCACGAGATGGAACATGTGATCATCCCAGAACATCTCCGTGTGCCAGAGTATGAGCAGACAAGATTAAGATTTGGCAGTTTCACTCCTGGGTTTGATTCAGACCCATTACCGACCTCATCTTCTCCAGAACCCCAACAACCAGAAGA TGTACAAGAACCTGTTGAACTGGCTGTTGAAGAGGATGCATTCGGTTCTGaacatgatgaagtggatgagcaAACTGTATCAACATCATCAGCAGAGGTTTCCTTACCACCATCTGAGGATAGTGAACAGATGAATGGTCAAGAAGTTGAGGATGATGATGGACTGGGCTTAGTTCAGAGTGATACTCCACTTGGTGTAGCAGATGACCATAATATCCAAAGCACCTCTAGTTTGACTGCTTTTTCT GCATATGGTCATGGAGATCCTAATATGCATCCTAATAATGAGGCGCAATTATACGGTCTGGTGGAGCCTAATGTACACCCACAAATGTTGGCTTCCTCTTCTCAG CAGGAATACGCTTCGGTTAATCCAGAAGCAGATAATGCTGCTCAAGTATTCAGGATGACAGAATCTAATGTGCATTCACAAGTTCCTTCCGCATCTGAG GCCCTTAGTTCACAGCAGCAACATATTGCAATCTCTTCACAACAGCAACATATGTCCCAGCAACAAGCAGCACAGATGTACCCTCCAATCCATGTGCAGCATTATCCGAATTTCATGCCATATCGCCATCCCCTCTATTCTCCACCAACATACTTCCCACCCATGGCTATGCCAAATTATTCAGCAAATGTCCCTTACGCGGCAAATGGAAATAATTATCTTCAGATGCCTAGTGGAGGCTCACATTTAACCGCAGGACAAGTCAAGTATGGAGTTTCACAGTATAAACCAGTCCCTGCTGGTGGTAACCCTTCTGGTTATGGAAACTACACTCATCCAGCTGGTTATGCACTTAGTTCTCCTGGTGTTATTGGCACTGGAGTTGGTGTTGATGATGTCAATCGGATGAAGTACAAGGATAACAACATCTATGCACAAACCCCACAG GTAGAGGCATCTGATATCTGGATTCAGACTCCTAGGGAGATTCCAACTTTGCAGTGCCCCCCATattataacttatcaggtcaagcAACACCTGGTGCTTATATGCCGAATCCTGGGAATGCATCTTTTAGTGCTACAGCTCAATCCTCTCACGCACAGTTTCCAGGCATGTACCATCCTCAGCAGCCTCCCTCAATTGTAAGTCCGCATCCAATGGTGCATCAACAGGTCCCATCTGCCATTGGTCCCAATGTTGGAGTTGGTGTAGCTGCACCAGGCCCCCAAGTGGGGGCTTATCAGCAACAACAGCTTGGTCATATGAATTGGAGACAGCCCAGCTTCTAG